One Vicugna pacos chromosome X, VicPac4, whole genome shotgun sequence DNA window includes the following coding sequences:
- the LOC102535643 gene encoding melanoma-associated antigen 1-like isoform X1, protein MSPRGARDTGRCRPRCETRVLGSQSTGGRQCQVHRGPSTSRRAPVRPRAPLERRPARGSPSVTPVHTPVCCPTPVIMPLVQMSELSQSEEDFQDPRDAQGLVDAQLLEAVEEGAASPRSSSSSVSSSYSAGAESLLQDARHLMMTDLVGFLLLKYRRKQLTTRAEMLSIFLREYQDHFPAVFSQASECMQLVFGVDVKEVDPRGHWYVLVPTLGLTCDGMLGDGQSMPKNGLLVMLLCMIHLEGERLPEEEVWGALSKMGLYAGMEHYIYGEPRELITKVWVQEGYLEYQQVANSDPAHYEFLWGPRAHAEISKLQVREYLLRVNRRGPSSFLVQVPALSEEAVSDEEEGA, encoded by the exons ATGAGCCCACGAG gggctcgAGACACCGGGAGGTGTAGGCCTCGGTGTGAGACACGtgtcctcgggtcacagagcacaggaggccggcagtgtcag GTTCACAGAGGACCGTCCACCAGCaggagagcccctgtgaggccgagggcacccctggagaggagacca gcccgtgggtccccatcTGTCACCCCTGTCCACACTCCTGTCTGCTGCCCGACACCAGTCATCATGCCTCTGGTTCAGATGAGTGAGCTCTCCCAGAGTGAGGAAGACTTTCAAGACCCAAGAGACGCCCAGGGCCTGGTGGATGCGCAGCTGTTGGAGGCTGTGGAGGAGGGGGCCGCATCCCCccggtcctcctcctcctcagtctcctcttcctactctgccGGTGCCGAGTCCCTGCTCCAAGATGCACGGCATTTGATGATGACTGACCTGGTGGGCTTCCTGCTCCTCAAGTATCGCAGGAAGCAGCTGACCACCAGGGCAGAAATGCTGAGTATCTTCCTCAGAGAataccaggaccacttccctgcggtcttcagccaggcctctgagtgcatgcagctggtctttggggtggatgtgaaggaggtggaccccAGGGGGCACTGGTATGTcttggtccccaccctgggcctcacctgtgATGGGATGCTGGGCGATGGGCAGAGCATGCCCAAGAACGGCCTCCTGGTGATGCTCCTTTGCATGATCCACCTGGAGGGAGAGCGCCTCCCTGAGGAGGAGGTGTGGGGAGCACTGAGCAAGATGGGGCTGTATGCTGGGATGGAGCACTACATCTATGGGGAGCCCAGGGAGCTCATCACCAaagtgtgggtgcaggaggggtacctggagtaccagcaggtggccaacagcgatcccgctcACTACGAGTTCCTGTGGGGCCCCCGGGCCCACGCGGAGATCAGCAAGTTGCAAGTCCGGGAGTATCTGCTCAGGGTCAATCGAAGGGGTCCCAGTTCCTTCCTGGTCCAGGTCCCAGCCCTGTCAGAAGAGGCTGTTagtgatgaggaagagggggcctga
- the LOC102535643 gene encoding melanoma-associated antigen 10-like isoform X2 translates to MPLVQMSELSQSEEDFQDPRDAQGLVDAQLLEAVEEGAASPRSSSSSVSSSYSAGAESLLQDARHLMMTDLVGFLLLKYRRKQLTTRAEMLSIFLREYQDHFPAVFSQASECMQLVFGVDVKEVDPRGHWYVLVPTLGLTCDGMLGDGQSMPKNGLLVMLLCMIHLEGERLPEEEVWGALSKMGLYAGMEHYIYGEPRELITKVWVQEGYLEYQQVANSDPAHYEFLWGPRAHAEISKLQVREYLLRVNRRGPSSFLVQVPALSEEAVSDEEEGA, encoded by the coding sequence ATGCCTCTGGTTCAGATGAGTGAGCTCTCCCAGAGTGAGGAAGACTTTCAAGACCCAAGAGACGCCCAGGGCCTGGTGGATGCGCAGCTGTTGGAGGCTGTGGAGGAGGGGGCCGCATCCCCccggtcctcctcctcctcagtctcctcttcctactctgccGGTGCCGAGTCCCTGCTCCAAGATGCACGGCATTTGATGATGACTGACCTGGTGGGCTTCCTGCTCCTCAAGTATCGCAGGAAGCAGCTGACCACCAGGGCAGAAATGCTGAGTATCTTCCTCAGAGAataccaggaccacttccctgcggtcttcagccaggcctctgagtgcatgcagctggtctttggggtggatgtgaaggaggtggaccccAGGGGGCACTGGTATGTcttggtccccaccctgggcctcacctgtgATGGGATGCTGGGCGATGGGCAGAGCATGCCCAAGAACGGCCTCCTGGTGATGCTCCTTTGCATGATCCACCTGGAGGGAGAGCGCCTCCCTGAGGAGGAGGTGTGGGGAGCACTGAGCAAGATGGGGCTGTATGCTGGGATGGAGCACTACATCTATGGGGAGCCCAGGGAGCTCATCACCAaagtgtgggtgcaggaggggtacctggagtaccagcaggtggccaacagcgatcccgctcACTACGAGTTCCTGTGGGGCCCCCGGGCCCACGCGGAGATCAGCAAGTTGCAAGTCCGGGAGTATCTGCTCAGGGTCAATCGAAGGGGTCCCAGTTCCTTCCTGGTCCAGGTCCCAGCCCTGTCAGAAGAGGCTGTTagtgatgaggaagagggggcctga
- the LOC140691885 gene encoding melanoma-associated antigen 10-like, which produces MSELRKAAEDLQDPRDSRGLMDVQQMEAEREGGASPWSSSSSVSSSYSACAVSLLHDAAPSMVTDLVGFLLLKYHRKQPTTRAEMLSIFLREYQDHFPAVFSQASEYMQLVFGVDVKEVDPGGHWYVLVPTLGLTCDGMLGDGQSMPKNGLLVMLLCMIHLEGERLPEEEVWGALSKLGLHAGREHFIYGEPRELITKVWVQEGYLEYRQVANSDPARFEFLWGPRAHAEISNLQVLEHLHRASRRGPSSFPSLSDEAASDEEEEA; this is translated from the coding sequence ATGAGTGAGCTCCGCAAGGCTGCGGAAGACCTTCAGGACCCGAGAGACTCCCGGGGCCTGATGGATGTTCAGCAGATGGAGGCTGAGCGGGAGGGGGGCGCATCCccctggtcctcctcctcctcagtctcctcttcctactctgccTGTGCCGTGTCCCTGCTCCATGATGCAGCGCCTTCGATGGTGACTGACCTGGTGGGTTTCCTGCTCCTCAAGTATCACCGGAAGCAGCCGACCACCAGGGCAGAAATGCTGAGTATCTTCCTCAGAGAataccaggaccacttccctgcgGTCTTCAGCCAGGCCTCTGAGTACATGCAGCTGGtgtttggggtggatgtgaaggaggtggatcCCGGGGGCCACTGgtatgtcctggtccccaccctgggcctcacctgtgATGGGATGCTGGGCGATGGGCAGAGCATGCCCAAGAACGGCCTCCTGGTGATGCTCCTTTGCATGATCCACCTGGAGGGAGAGCGCCTCCCTGAGGAGGAGGTGTGGGGAGCACTGAGCAAGCTGGGGCTGCatgctgggagggagcacttcatctacggggagcccagggagctcATCACCAaagtgtgggtgcaggaggggtacctggagtaccggcaggtggccaacagcgatcccgctcgctTCGAGTTCCTGTGGGGCCCCCGGGCCCACGCGGAGATCAGCAACTTGCAAGTCCTGGAGCATTTACACAGGGCCAGTAGACGGGGTCCCAGTTCCTTCCCATCCCTGTCAGATGAGGCTGCtagtgatgaggaagaggaggcctgA